Proteins co-encoded in one Longimicrobium sp. genomic window:
- a CDS encoding prepilin peptidase, which translates to MPDFLLWAYAALIGACVGSFLNVCIYRWPAGESVVHPGSRCPSCGTAIRWYDNLPIIGWLLLRGKCRTCGERISIQYPLIELTTASLWVAAVLRHGFTWQALSSAVFFTLLLGIALTDARTYIIPDQFTWGGLVMGLFLSLAPGGIDPLQSFLGALLGFALLWVIAVLGEVVFRKPAMGGGDIKMMAMVGAFLGPPGVLLTIFLGALFGSLIFGPISLKTGKLVPFGIFLALGAGITEPWGHAIIAWYVTNFLNPA; encoded by the coding sequence ATGCCGGATTTTCTGCTGTGGGCCTACGCGGCCTTGATCGGGGCCTGCGTGGGCTCGTTCCTGAACGTGTGCATCTACCGCTGGCCCGCGGGCGAGTCGGTCGTCCACCCCGGCTCGCGCTGCCCCAGCTGCGGGACGGCGATCCGCTGGTACGACAACCTTCCCATCATCGGGTGGCTGCTGCTGCGCGGGAAGTGCCGGACGTGCGGCGAGCGCATCTCCATCCAGTACCCGCTGATCGAGCTGACCACGGCGTCGCTCTGGGTGGCGGCGGTGCTGCGGCACGGCTTCACCTGGCAGGCGCTGTCGTCGGCCGTCTTCTTCACGCTGCTGCTGGGGATCGCGCTGACCGACGCGCGCACCTACATCATCCCCGACCAGTTCACCTGGGGCGGGCTGGTGATGGGGCTGTTCCTTTCGCTCGCCCCCGGGGGGATCGACCCGCTGCAGTCGTTCCTGGGCGCGCTGCTCGGCTTCGCGCTGCTCTGGGTGATCGCGGTGCTGGGCGAGGTCGTCTTCCGCAAGCCCGCGATGGGTGGGGGCGACATCAAGATGATGGCGATGGTGGGCGCCTTCCTGGGCCCGCCGGGGGTGCTGCTCACCATCTTCCTGGGCGCGCTGTTCGGGAGCCTGATCTTCGGGCCCATCAGCCTGAAGACGGGGAAGCTGGTGCCGTTCGGGATCTTTCTCGCGCTCGGAGCGGGGATCACGGAGCCGTGGGGGCACGCGATCATCGCGTGGTACGTTACGAACTTTCTGAATCCCGCGTAG
- a CDS encoding RNA methyltransferase produces the protein MPDTLSRREERLLRSLAQRKHREAEGLFVAEGVRAVEDLSASALAVRFAAASSSLEDSPRGAALRRALEARGVPVREAGDRELRDLADTEHPQGIVAVAEIPRGGLGALRVDAEPAVVLVLDAVQDPGNFGTLVRTAEALGAAGVISLPGTVDAWNPKSVRAAMGSSFRLPIVEAGWDDAAPWLAEHRLTVIASVVGADPLPSPRPARGALVLGNEGAGVGEATLARAALHAGIPLRGRAESLNVAAAGAILLYELLRT, from the coding sequence ATGCCGGACACGCTGAGCCGCCGCGAGGAGCGCCTGCTGCGGTCGCTCGCGCAGCGCAAGCATCGCGAGGCGGAAGGCCTGTTCGTGGCCGAAGGCGTGCGCGCGGTGGAGGACCTGTCCGCATCGGCGCTCGCGGTGCGCTTCGCCGCTGCCTCGTCCTCGCTGGAGGACAGCCCGCGCGGGGCGGCGCTGCGGCGCGCGCTGGAGGCGCGGGGGGTTCCCGTCCGCGAGGCCGGCGACCGCGAGCTGCGCGATCTCGCGGATACCGAGCATCCGCAGGGGATCGTGGCGGTGGCCGAGATCCCGCGCGGCGGGCTCGGCGCGCTGCGGGTGGATGCCGAGCCCGCGGTGGTGCTGGTGCTGGACGCGGTGCAGGACCCCGGCAACTTCGGCACGCTGGTGCGCACCGCCGAGGCGCTGGGCGCGGCGGGAGTGATCTCGCTCCCCGGCACGGTGGACGCGTGGAACCCCAAGTCGGTCCGCGCGGCGATGGGCTCGTCGTTCCGCCTGCCGATCGTGGAGGCGGGGTGGGACGACGCGGCGCCGTGGCTCGCGGAACATCGGTTGACGGTGATCGCCTCCGTGGTCGGCGCCGATCCGCTGCCGTCGCCGCGGCCGGCGCGGGGGGCGCTGGTGCTGGGGAACGAGGGCGCCGGCGTGGGCGAGGCCACGCTCGCGCGGGCCGCTCTCCACGCGGGGATTCCGCTCCGCGGGCGCGCCGAGTCGCTGAACGTGGCCGCGGCCGGGGCCATCCTTCTTTACGAGCTTCTCAGGACCTGA